A stretch of the uncultured Cohaesibacter sp. genome encodes the following:
- a CDS encoding type I secretion system permease/ATPase, giving the protein MVASRFGKRLSGPLVVLSVFSIVSNLLLLVMPIYLTQIYDRVIPTQSAETLAFLSLIAISALLLLGLIEMLRQTVARRLSARFELAILPRLISASSHGEASLNGATVGKVATVKRFISSPTFVNLFDLPFAPLFLILMFFAHPLLGWATCGGIVVLLGVAMFNDLATRKSSADFMEAQGKAARRAQETLSAREDVRALGMGSALSQRWTSQALNAALSQERAGIVNDRFFGLTRFVRQGLQIGTLGLGAWLVINGDMSASLIFAASIVSSRALLPIQQIVGGWKAISEARRSYRDVNEALQEAEKAEDSNTKVNLPRPDGRLSARKLHYAVGQSSDAPILVNAIDFDAEPGSLTVIVGASGSGKSTFLRLLCGAISSTSGEVRLDSFRLAEWPSETRGKAFGYMAQQTTLFEGTVAENIARFTSDCDDSMIIEAAKRAQAHDFISTLPEGYNTHVGPNGIRLSGGQTQRIALARALFAGPSVLVLDEPNANLDSHGEQALKEALDAERKNGTTVILVTHRNSLLTIADQVLIMENGQIRPTQLPHSQSNRGQSRVIAMKPSATTNASGSV; this is encoded by the coding sequence ATGGTTGCATCGCGCTTTGGCAAAAGGCTCTCGGGGCCTTTGGTGGTGCTGTCGGTCTTTTCCATCGTCAGCAATCTTTTGCTGTTGGTCATGCCGATCTACCTTACGCAGATCTATGATCGGGTCATTCCCACCCAGAGCGCTGAGACACTCGCTTTTCTGAGCCTCATCGCAATCTCGGCCCTTTTGTTGCTGGGTTTGATTGAAATGCTGCGCCAGACGGTCGCCAGACGATTGTCCGCGCGTTTTGAGCTGGCCATTCTGCCTCGTTTAATTTCCGCCTCTTCCCATGGTGAAGCGAGTCTGAATGGAGCGACTGTCGGTAAGGTTGCAACGGTCAAGCGCTTCATATCATCGCCTACCTTCGTCAATCTGTTTGATTTGCCATTTGCTCCCCTGTTCCTGATCCTCATGTTTTTCGCCCATCCGTTGCTCGGCTGGGCAACATGCGGGGGCATCGTCGTTCTGCTGGGCGTTGCCATGTTCAATGACCTTGCTACGAGAAAGTCGTCCGCAGATTTCATGGAGGCACAGGGCAAGGCAGCACGACGTGCGCAGGAAACATTGAGTGCCAGAGAAGATGTCAGGGCTCTGGGTATGGGCTCGGCACTATCGCAGCGCTGGACAAGCCAAGCTCTGAATGCCGCTCTCTCACAGGAGCGGGCGGGAATTGTCAACGACCGGTTTTTCGGTCTGACACGATTTGTAAGACAGGGCCTTCAGATCGGCACTCTCGGACTTGGGGCCTGGCTGGTTATCAACGGAGACATGTCCGCCAGCCTGATTTTTGCAGCTTCCATCGTTTCATCACGTGCGCTCTTGCCGATCCAGCAGATTGTTGGTGGCTGGAAAGCCATCTCCGAAGCGCGCCGGTCATATCGTGATGTGAACGAAGCTTTGCAAGAGGCCGAAAAGGCAGAAGACTCGAACACTAAGGTCAATTTGCCCAGACCGGACGGCAGGCTCTCGGCACGCAAGCTCCATTATGCGGTAGGACAATCCTCCGACGCCCCGATCCTTGTCAATGCCATCGATTTCGACGCCGAGCCGGGGAGCCTGACAGTGATCGTTGGAGCGTCCGGATCGGGTAAATCCACTTTTTTGCGTCTTCTTTGTGGAGCAATTTCATCCACGTCAGGCGAAGTGCGACTGGACAGCTTTCGATTGGCCGAGTGGCCAAGCGAGACACGCGGCAAAGCCTTTGGGTATATGGCCCAGCAAACCACCTTGTTCGAAGGGACAGTGGCGGAGAACATCGCGAGGTTCACGAGCGATTGCGATGACAGCATGATCATCGAGGCGGCCAAAAGAGCGCAGGCTCATGATTTCATTTCCACGCTCCCTGAAGGCTACAACACGCATGTTGGGCCGAATGGCATTCGCCTTTCGGGAGGACAAACTCAGCGCATTGCTCTGGCGCGGGCTTTGTTTGCCGGACCATCGGTTTTGGTTCTGGATGAGCCAAACGCGAACCTTGACAGTCATGGCGAGCAGGCTCTCAAGGAAGCTCTCGATGCGGAACGCAAGAATGGAACAACGGTCATTCTTGTCACGCACCGCAACAGTCTTCTGACCATCGCAGACCAAGTTCTGATCATGGAGAATGGACAGATCAGGCCGACGCAGTTGCCCCACTCCCAGTCAAACCGGGGCCAGTCACGCGTGATTGCCATGAAGCCATCTGCAACGACAAATGCAAGCGGGAGTGTTTGA
- a CDS encoding Ig-like domain-containing protein: protein MNRFTRNFVFGNHSNNLVKGSDRSDYIFTGRRDDKIQAGGGNDWVYAGCGDDIIDGGAGHDYLQGGFGNDTIDGGSGNDSVYGGAGCDELIYNLSENTNSCDYYRGGSGVDTLTLEFTQEEWQSSNVRDDVASFLAFLDLQTSQHHHGWWHQCRFNDNFKFTAFNLHVSQVEKLKVIVDGEEINPLNSTPSADDVTVSIMEDQSLNGQLTARDDDGDVLEFTLLQGPASGQLTLNSDGSYSYLPEENFFGSVSFQYQVDDGNSGVTTATVTIEIQPLNDAPTVTAALTSQTNEDDAAYSLDLLAGASDVDTSDVLSVANVSGLEAGVVLNGTSLEIDPSDAAFQSLAVGETKTITVTYDVVDGNGGSVPQTANITIAGTNDAPTAIDLSANVVDENASGAVIGTLSTTDVDASDSHSYSVSDTRFEVIEQSGSFVLKLKDGQSLDHEVEPTVTLTVTSSDGNGGRFDQDFTITVADLNEAVTANNGIGETAENVVLNGTLSATDDDGDTLSYSLATGPAEGSVTVNPDGSYSFDPGTAFDDLAVGENRQVSFDFTADDQKGSTDIGTVTITVTGTNDAPTVTAALTSQTNEDDAAYSLDLLAGASDVDASDVLSVANVSGLEAGVVLNGTSLEIDPSDAAFQSLAVGETKTITVTYDVVDGNGGSVPQTANITIAGTNDAPTAIDLSANAVDENASGAVIGTLSTTDVDASDSHSYSVSDTRFEVIEQSGSFVLKLKDGQSLDHEVEPTVTLTVTSSDGNGGRFDQDFTITVADLNEAVTANNGIGETAENVVLNGTLSATDDDGDTLSYSLATGPAEGSVTVNPDGSYSFDPGTAFDDLAVGENRQVSFDFTADDQKGSTDIGTVTITVTGTNDAPTVTAALTSQTNEDDAAYSLDLLAGASDVDASDVLSVANVSGLEAGVVLNGTSLEIDPSDVAFQSLAVGETKTITVTYDVVDGNGGSVPQTANITIAGTNDAPTAIDLSANVVDENASGAVIGTLSTTDVDASDSHSYSVSDTRFEVIEQSGSFVLKLKDGQSLDHEVEPTVTLTVTSSDGNGGRFDQDFTITVADLNEAVTANNGIGETAENVVLNGTLSATDDDGDTLSYSLATGPAEGSVTVNPDGSYSFDPGTAFDDLAVGENRQVSFDFTADDQKGSTDIGTVTITVTGTNDAPTVTAALTSQTNEDDAAYSLDLLAGASDVDASDVLSVANVSGLEAGVVLNGTSLEIDPSDAAFQSLAVGETKTITVTYDVVDGNGGSVPQTANITIAGTNDAPTAIDLSANAVDENASGAVIGTLSTTDVDASDSHSYSVSDTRFEVIEQSGSFVLKLKDGQSLDHEVEPTVTLTVTSSDGNGGRFDQDFTITVADLNEAVTANNGIGETAENVVLNGTLSATDDDGDTLSYSLATGPAEGSVTVNPDGSYSFDPGTAFDDLAVGENRQVSFDFTADDQKGSTDIGTVTITVTGTNDAPTVTAALTSQTNEDDAAYSLDLLAGASDVDASDVLSVANVSGLEAGVVLNGTSLEIDPSDAAFQSLAVGETKTITVTYDVVDGNGGSVPQTANITIAGTNDAPSVIALDAGTVTEDDAIQTIDLLAGTTDIDASDVLSATNITVTDDLGNPVTFTDNGDGTISIDPAQYDVLDDGESRTVTVSYGVTDGFDTVANSATLVVDGVTDNSPPDAVDDELASESEILVNELTKGSQWLPAITNLSDGGFIVAWESFDPQQGDTSGTGIKARIFNADGTERVSEFLVNEVTQDFQDRVAISSLADGGFVVTWESRDAQQGDTSDYGIKARIFDANGNEQVSEFLVNEYTNLGQNFPATTGLADGGFVATWYSDDPQQGDTDYSGIKARIFNADGSERVSEFLVNVDTYYIQESPEITSLPDGGFVVTWNSWDESNKGISARIFDADGTERVSEFLVNEFTQENQVDPTLTSLADGGFAIVWYSGDLQQGDTSEAAIKARVFNADGSERLSEFLVNQYTNASQNSPTITGLSDGGFVVTWCSNDPQQGDISDSGIKARIFNADGSVRGSEFLVNEFIHDSQLYPTVASLPDGGFVVTWYSRDGQQNNANGTDIKARIFDADGTPRGGYYDEDTIVTIDTATLLANDTDPDNDPLTVTSVSATSSNGASVVLNSDGTISYDPTGSAVLQALSQGESSDDSFTYTISDGNGGTDSATVTLTIEGRNDAPMVVAIDAGTVTEDDAIQTIDLLAGAADIDASDVLSATDITVTDDLGNAVTFTDNGDGTISIDPAQYDALNDGNSRTLTVNYNVSDGFEKVDNVATLLVSGVNDNQAPVAVDDSVIAPSEFLVNEFTSSGQYAPSVTSLNNGGIVVTWYSNAPQQGDSSSAGIKVRVFDVDSNETVSEFLVNEFTNSSQFNPTITSLSNGGFVVTWISGDQQQGDTSSNGIKARIFDANGNETVSEFLVNEFTDNDQYYPSVTSLSNGGFVVTWTSTDRQQGDTSGNSIKARIFDADGNETVSEFLVNEFTNSGQLNPSITSLSNGGFVVTWQSNDAQQGDTSRNGIKARIFDANGNETVSEFLVNEFTNSSQFNPSITSLSNGGFVVTWASGDPQQGDTSGYGIKARIFDVNGNETVSEFLVNEFTDGGQNYPSITSLSNGGFVVTWTSDDPQQGDTNGYGIKARIFDANGNETVSEFLVNEFTDGGQYNPSITSLSNGGFVVTWRSNDAQQGDTSGYGIKARIFDADGTPQGGYDEDTAITIDTATLLANDTDADALTVTSVSATSANGASVVLNNGGTISYDPTSSATLQALSEGESIEDSFTYTISDGNGGTDSATVTLTIEGRNDAPVVATIDAGAVSRVDAIQTIDLLAGVTDIDGNDALTVTGVTVTDHLGEPVLYTDNGDGTISIDPGQYEELEDAEFRDITVNFNVTDGIDTISNTAILQVNGVSDKVVFFTGTESSLDTVITNPYSGDVIEIDGIYNLNNNSYLGGAGDDTLVITSLSDALFLEDENSTDPRVEDIETFLSSNGDDLVDLASLQHSTGDVTIYGGGGDDILWSNDGDDMVYGNADDDIIDGGPGNDHIEGGRDNDRLSGGSGNDTFRFMEGDGIDIITDFETGAGAGDVIDLTDYGFSDFNAVLATTTEVDGNTILQLSTDDGIELSGVSLASLSEDDFLIS from the coding sequence CGGTTACGATCGAAATCCAGCCGCTGAATGATGCGCCGACTGTTACAGCGGCTCTGACGTCTCAGACCAATGAGGATGATGCAGCCTACAGTCTTGATCTGCTGGCCGGGGCGAGTGATGTCGATACGAGCGATGTGCTCTCGGTTGCCAATGTGTCTGGCCTTGAAGCTGGCGTTGTGCTTAATGGCACCAGCCTTGAGATTGATCCGTCCGACGCGGCCTTCCAGTCGCTGGCGGTTGGCGAGACCAAGACCATCACCGTCACCTATGATGTGGTTGATGGCAATGGCGGCTCGGTGCCGCAAACCGCAAACATAACCATCGCGGGGACAAACGACGCGCCGACCGCCATTGATCTGTCCGCCAATGTGGTGGATGAGAATGCCTCCGGGGCCGTGATCGGCACCCTGTCGACGACAGACGTGGATGCATCCGACAGCCATAGCTACTCTGTCTCCGACACTCGGTTCGAAGTCATCGAACAGTCAGGCAGCTTTGTGCTCAAGCTCAAGGATGGCCAGTCACTCGACCACGAAGTCGAGCCGACGGTCACGTTGACTGTCACCTCCAGCGACGGCAATGGCGGTCGCTTTGATCAGGACTTTACGATCACTGTTGCCGACCTGAATGAGGCGGTGACGGCGAACAATGGCATCGGCGAGACAGCGGAGAATGTGGTTCTCAATGGCACCCTGTCAGCAACGGATGATGATGGGGATACGCTTTCCTATTCGCTGGCAACCGGTCCGGCAGAGGGGTCTGTGACGGTCAACCCGGATGGCTCCTACAGCTTTGACCCTGGCACCGCCTTTGATGATCTGGCCGTCGGAGAGAACCGTCAGGTGAGCTTCGACTTCACTGCCGATGATCAGAAAGGATCAACGGATATCGGAACCGTGACCATCACGGTCACCGGCACCAATGATGCGCCGACTGTTACAGCGGCTCTGACGTCTCAGACCAATGAGGATGATGCAGCCTACAGTCTTGATCTGCTGGCCGGGGCGAGTGATGTCGATGCGAGCGATGTGCTCTCGGTTGCCAATGTGTCTGGCCTTGAAGCTGGCGTTGTGCTTAATGGCACCAGCCTTGAGATTGATCCGTCCGACGCGGCCTTCCAGTCGCTGGCGGTTGGCGAGACCAAGACCATCACCGTCACCTATGATGTGGTTGATGGCAATGGCGGCTCGGTGCCGCAAACCGCAAACATAACCATCGCGGGCACCAATGATGCGCCGACCGCCATTGATCTGTCCGCCAATGCGGTGGATGAGAATGCCTCCGGGGCCGTGATCGGCACCCTGTCGACGACAGACGTGGATGCATCCGACAGCCATAGCTACTCTGTCTCCGACACTCGGTTCGAAGTCATCGAACAGTCAGGCAGCTTTGTGCTCAAGCTCAAGGATGGCCAGTCACTCGACCACGAAGTCGAGCCTACGGTCACGTTGACTGTCACCTCCAGCGACGGCAATGGCGGTCGCTTTGATCAGGACTTTACGATCACTGTTGCCGACCTGAATGAGGCGGTGACGGCGAACAATGGCATCGGCGAGACAGCGGAGAATGTGGTTCTCAATGGCACCCTGTCAGCAACGGATGATGATGGGGATACGCTCTCCTATTCGCTGGCAACCGGTCCGGCAGAGGGGTCTGTGACGGTCAACCCGGATGGCTCCTACAGCTTTGACCCTGGCACCGCCTTTGATGATCTGGCCGTCGGAGAGAACCGTCAGGTGAGCTTCGACTTCACTGCCGATGATCAGAAAGGATCAACGGATATCGGAACCGTGACCATCACGGTCACCGGCACCAATGATGCGCCGACTGTTACAGCGGCTCTGACGTCTCAGACCAATGAGGATGATGCAGCCTACAGTCTTGATCTGCTGGCCGGGGCGAGTGATGTCGATGCGAGCGATGTGCTCTCGGTTGCCAATGTGTCTGGCCTTGAAGCTGGCGTTGTGCTTAATGGCACCAGCCTTGAGATTGATCCGTCCGACGTGGCCTTCCAGTCGCTGGCGGTTGGCGAGACCAAGACCATCACCGTCACCTATGATGTGGTTGATGGCAATGGCGGCTCGGTGCCGCAAACCGCAAACATAACCATCGCGGGGACAAACGACGCGCCGACCGCCATTGATCTGTCCGCCAATGTGGTGGATGAGAATGCCTCCGGGGCCGTGATCGGCACCCTGTCGACGACAGACGTGGATGCATCCGACAGCCATAGCTACTCTGTCTCCGACACTCGGTTCGAAGTCATCGAACAGTCAGGCAGCTTTGTGCTCAAGCTCAAGGATGGCCAGTCACTCGACCACGAAGTCGAGCCGACGGTCACGTTGACTGTCACCTCCAGCGACGGCAATGGCGGTCGCTTTGATCAGGACTTTACGATCACTGTTGCCGACCTGAATGAGGCGGTGACGGCGAACAATGGCATCGGCGAGACAGCGGAGAATGTGGTTCTCAATGGCACCCTGTCAGCAACGGATGATGATGGGGATACGCTTTCCTATTCGCTGGCAACCGGTCCGGCAGAGGGGTCTGTGACGGTCAACCCGGATGGCTCCTACAGCTTTGACCCTGGCACCGCCTTTGATGATCTGGCCGTCGGAGAGAACCGTCAGGTGAGCTTCGACTTCACTGCCGATGATCAGAAAGGATCAACGGATATCGGAACCGTGACCATCACGGTCACCGGCACCAATGATGCGCCGACTGTTACAGCGGCTCTGACGTCTCAGACCAATGAGGATGATGCAGCCTACAGTCTTGATCTGCTGGCCGGGGCGAGTGATGTCGATGCGAGCGATGTGCTCTCGGTTGCCAATGTGTCTGGCCTTGAAGCTGGCGTTGTGCTTAATGGCACCAGCCTTGAGATTGATCCGTCCGACGCGGCCTTCCAGTCGCTGGCGGTTGGCGAGACCAAGACCATCACCGTCACCTATGATGTGGTTGATGGCAATGGCGGCTCGGTGCCGCAAACCGCAAACATAACCATCGCGGGCACCAATGATGCGCCGACCGCCATTGATCTGTCCGCCAATGCGGTGGATGAGAATGCCTCCGGGGCCGTGATCGGCACCCTGTCGACGACAGACGTGGATGCATCCGACAGCCATAGCTACTCTGTCTCCGACACTCGGTTCGAAGTCATCGAACAGTCAGGCAGCTTTGTGCTCAAGCTCAAGGATGGCCAGTCACTCGACCACGAAGTCGAGCCTACGGTCACGTTGACTGTCACCTCCAGCGACGGCAATGGCGGTCGCTTTGATCAGGACTTTACGATCACTGTTGCCGACCTGAATGAGGCGGTGACGGCGAACAATGGCATCGGCGAGACAGCGGAGAATGTGGTTCTCAATGGCACCCTGTCAGCAACGGATGATGATGGGGATACGCTCTCCTATTCGCTGGCAACCGGTCCGGCAGAGGGGTCTGTGACGGTCAACCCGGATGGCTCCTACAGCTTTGACCCTGGCACCGCCTTTGATGATCTGGCCGTCGGAGAGAACCGTCAGGTGAGCTTCGACTTCACTGCCGATGATCAGAAAGGATCAACGGATATCGGAACCGTGACCATCACGGTCACCGGCACCAATGATGCGCCGACTGTTACAGCGGCTCTGACGTCTCAGACCAATGAGGATGATGCAGCCTACAGTCTTGATCTGCTGGCCGGGGCGAGTGATGTCGATGCGAGCGATGTGCTCTCGGTTGCCAATGTGTCTGGCCTTGAAGCTGGCGTTGTGCTTAATGGCACCAGCCTTGAGATTGATCCGTCCGACGCGGCCTTCCAGTCGCTGGCGGTTGGCGAGACCAAGACCATCACCGTCACCTATGATGTGGTTGATGGCAATGGCGGCTCGGTGCCGCAAACCGCAAACATAACCATCGCGGGCACCAATGATGCGCCTTCAGTTATTGCCCTTGATGCGGGGACGGTTACAGAAGATGACGCGATCCAGACTATCGATCTGTTAGCTGGGACAACGGATATCGATGCCAGTGACGTTCTGTCCGCAACTAACATAACGGTAACCGATGATCTCGGCAATCCGGTCACTTTCACTGATAATGGTGATGGCACAATCTCCATCGATCCTGCCCAGTATGATGTACTCGATGATGGCGAGAGCCGCACTGTGACGGTCAGCTATGGCGTGACTGATGGTTTTGATACGGTGGCCAATAGTGCGACGTTGGTTGTGGATGGTGTGACGGACAACTCCCCGCCTGATGCGGTTGACGATGAGCTGGCTTCAGAGAGCGAAATCCTGGTAAACGAACTCACCAAAGGTTCCCAGTGGCTTCCCGCAATCACGAATCTTTCCGATGGTGGATTCATTGTGGCTTGGGAGTCTTTTGATCCGCAACAAGGAGACACAAGCGGCACTGGCATCAAGGCACGGATATTCAATGCTGACGGTACTGAAAGAGTCTCCGAGTTCCTTGTGAACGAAGTTACTCAGGATTTTCAAGACCGCGTCGCTATTTCAAGCCTGGCTGATGGTGGATTTGTAGTGACTTGGGAATCCCGGGATGCGCAACAAGGGGATACAAGTGACTACGGCATCAAGGCACGAATCTTTGATGCGAATGGTAACGAGCAGGTTTCTGAATTTCTGGTCAATGAATATACAAACCTGGGTCAAAATTTTCCGGCAACCACGGGTCTTGCCGATGGCGGCTTTGTAGCCACATGGTATTCGGACGATCCGCAACAGGGTGATACAGATTATTCCGGGATCAAGGCTCGTATCTTTAATGCTGATGGCTCTGAACGCGTTTCGGAGTTCCTCGTCAATGTTGATACCTACTACATTCAAGAAAGCCCAGAGATTACCAGTCTTCCAGATGGTGGCTTTGTCGTGACGTGGAACTCTTGGGACGAAAGTAACAAAGGCATCAGCGCTCGGATATTTGATGCTGATGGCACAGAGCGCGTTTCTGAATTTCTTGTCAATGAATTCACCCAAGAAAACCAAGTCGACCCCACTTTGACCAGTCTTGCCGATGGTGGTTTTGCAATAGTGTGGTATTCTGGGGATCTACAGCAAGGCGACACAAGTGAAGCCGCTATCAAGGCCCGCGTCTTCAATGCTGATGGCTCAGAACGCTTGTCCGAATTTCTGGTCAATCAGTACACAAACGCAAGTCAAAATAGCCCAACCATTACGGGTTTGTCTGATGGTGGCTTTGTGGTGACATGGTGCTCAAATGATCCGCAACAAGGAGACATTAGCGACTCTGGCATCAAGGCCCGGATCTTTAATGCTGATGGCTCTGTGCGGGGATCGGAATTCCTTGTCAATGAGTTCATCCATGATAGTCAACTATATCCGACCGTTGCGAGCCTTCCAGATGGTGGATTTGTAGTGACTTGGTACTCTCGAGATGGGCAGCAGAACAACGCGAACGGCACTGACATTAAAGCCCGGATCTTTGACGCCGATGGCACGCCGCGCGGTGGGTATTATGATGAAGACACGATCGTCACCATCGATACGGCAACTTTGCTCGCCAATGACACGGATCCGGACAATGATCCTCTGACGGTCACTTCAGTCTCCGCCACCAGTTCCAATGGGGCATCCGTGGTGCTGAACAGTGACGGAACGATCAGCTATGATCCAACCGGCTCTGCAGTGCTTCAGGCGCTGTCTCAAGGTGAGAGCAGTGATGACAGCTTCACCTACACCATCTCGGATGGCAATGGTGGAACGGACAGCGCGACCGTGACTCTGACCATCGAAGGTCGAAATGATGCGCCGATGGTTGTAGCTATCGATGCGGGGACGGTTACGGAAGATGACGCGATCCAGACTATCGATCTGTTGGCTGGGGCGGCGGACATCGATGCCAGTGACGTCCTGTCCGCAACTGACATCACGGTAACCGATGATCTCGGCAATGCGGTCACCTTCACCGATAATGGTGATGGCACCATCTCCATCGATCCTGCACAATATGACGCGCTGAACGATGGCAATAGCAGGACGCTGACCGTCAACTACAATGTCTCGGACGGTTTCGAAAAGGTAGACAACGTAGCGACGCTTTTGGTGAGTGGTGTTAACGACAATCAGGCACCTGTCGCGGTGGATGACTCGGTGATTGCACCGAGTGAATTCCTGGTCAATGAATTCACCAGTAGTGGCCAGTATGCTCCTTCTGTCACGTCTCTGAACAATGGCGGCATCGTGGTCACATGGTATTCGAATGCACCGCAGCAAGGAGACAGTAGTAGCGCTGGCATCAAGGTTCGGGTCTTTGATGTGGATAGCAATGAGACAGTGTCTGAATTCCTGGTCAATGAATTCACCAACTCTTCCCAGTTTAATCCTACGATCACGTCTCTGAGCAATGGCGGGTTCGTGGTGACCTGGATTTCCGGAGACCAGCAGCAAGGGGACACCAGTAGCAATGGCATTAAGGCCCGGATCTTCGACGCCAACGGCAATGAGACAGTGTCTGAATTCCTGGTCAATGAATTCACCGATAATGACCAGTATTATCCTTCAGTCACGTCTCTGAGCAATGGCGGCTTCGTGGTGACCTGGACTTCCACTGACCGGCAGCAAGGGGACACCAGTGGCAATAGCATCAAGGCTCGGATCTTTGACGCCGATGGCAATGAGACTGTGTCTGAATTCCTGGTCAATGAATTCACTAATAGTGGCCAGCTTAATCCTTCGATCACGTCTCTGAGCAATGGTGGCTTTGTGGTCACTTGGCAGTCTAATGACGCACAGCAAGGGGATACGAGTAGGAATGGCATTAAGGCCCGGATCTTTGACGCCAACGGCAATGAGACAGTGTCTGAGTTCCTGGTCAATGAATTCACCAATTCTTCCCAGTTTAATCCTTCGATCACGTCTCTGAGCAATGGCGGCTTCGTGGTCACTTGGGCTTCCGGTGACCCGCAGCAAGGGGATACGAGTGGCTACGGTATCAAGGCCCGGATCTTTGACGTCAACGGCAATGAGACTGTGTCTGAATTCCTGGTCAATGAATTCACCGATGGTGGCCAGAATTATCCTTCGATCACGTCTCTGAGCAATGGTGGCTTTGTGGTCACTTGGACTTCCGATGACCCGCAGCAAGGGGATACGAATGGCTACGGTATCAAGGCCCGGATCTTTGACGCCAACGGCAATGAGACAGTGTCTGAGTTCCTAGTCAATGAATTCACCGATGGTGGCCAGTATAATCCTTCGATCACGTCTCTGAGCAATGGTGGCTTTGTGGTCACTTGGCGGTCTAATGACGCGCAGCAAGGGGATACGAGTGGCTACGGTATCAAGGCCCGGATCTTTGACGCCGATGGCACACCGCAGGGTGGGTATGATGAAGACACAGCTATCACCATCGATACGGCAACTTTGCTTGCCAATGACACGGACGCTGATGCCCTGACAGTCACCTCAGTCTCCGCCACCAGCGCCAATGGAGCATCCGTGGTACTGAACAACGGCGGAACGATCAGTTATGATCCAACCAGCTCGGCGACCCTTCAGGCTCTCTCTGAGGGCGAAAGCATCGAGGACAGTTTCACCTACACCATCTCGGATGGCAATGGTGGAACGGACAGTGCCACTGTGACACTAACCATCGAAGGTCGAAATGATGCGCCAGTGGTTGCTACCATTGATGCGGGAGCAGTTTCCAGGGTTGATGCGATCCAGACTATTGATCTCTTGGCTGGCGTAACGGATATCGACGGCAACGACGCCCTGACCGTAACTGGTGTCACTGTTACTGACCATCTCGGTGAACCAGTGCTCTACACTGACAATGGAGATGGAACGATCTCCATCGATCCGGGCCAGTATGAAGAACTGGAAGATGCGGAATTTCGTGACATCACTGTCAATTTCAATGTCACGGATGGCATCGATACCATCTCAAATACAGCAATCCTGCAGGTTAATGGGGTCTCAGACAAGGTTGTGTTCTTTACAGGAACAGAGTCATCGCTAGATACCGTAATCACCAATCCATACAGTGGAGACGTGATTGAAATCGACGGCATATATAACTTGAATAACAACTCATACCTTGGCGGAGCCGGCGACGACACGCTCGTCATAACCTCACTTTCAGACGCTCTCTTTTTGGAGGATGAAAACTCGACGGATCCAAGGGTCGAGGATATTGAAACGTTCCTTTCGAGTAATGGAGATGACCTGGTCGATCTGGCAAGTCTTCAGCACTCAACAGGTGATGTCACCATCTATGGTGGCGGGGGGGATGATATCCTGTGGTCGAATGATGGAGACGACATGGTCTATGGAAACGCTGATGATGATATCATTGATGGGGGGCCGGGAAATGATCACATCGAGGGTGGTCGTGACAACGACCGCCTAAGTGGTGGCTCGGGCAATGACACTTTCCGCTTCATGGAAGGTGATGGTATTGATATCATTACGGATTTCGAAACCGGTGCTGGCGCAGGAGATGTTATCGATCTGACGGATTATGGCTTCTCCGACTTCAACGCGGTCCTTGCCACTACGACTGAGGTGGATGGCAACACCATCCTTCAATTGTCCACAGACGACGGCATCGAGCTCTCCGGTGTCAGCCTCGCCAGTTTGAGCGAGGATGACTTCCTGATCAGCTAG